The following coding sequences lie in one Candidatus Binatia bacterium genomic window:
- a CDS encoding DUF3750 domain-containing protein, producing MSRARVRPFPTVFFITNTITAFSEADHRAIQNNMQDSHSPDDFSYNKSMLWPLKWIALVLVAIPALMILSGQISLGQDYRTANRDSAGIAPDPAKTPEAVVQVYAARALNWRGIFGVHTWIATKPENAPQFIVHQVIGWRLRRNLAGLYSEPGIPDRNWFGNAPELLADLRGPEASPMIEKILKAVETYPFANEYRLWPGPNSNTFTAYVARQVPELRLQLPVTAIGKDFPIDGHPIDWAPSGTGLQLSLYGLLGVLVGVEEGLEVNVAGLSFGMDVKRPALKLPLIGRVGFPVLTKTETVD from the coding sequence ATGTCTCGTGCTCGTGTTCGGCCCTTCCCCACGGTCTTTTTTATCACGAACACGATCACGGCTTTTTCCGAAGCCGATCATCGCGCGATCCAAAATAACATGCAAGACTCGCATTCACCCGACGACTTCAGTTACAATAAGTCCATGTTGTGGCCCCTTAAATGGATCGCGCTTGTGCTCGTCGCCATTCCCGCGCTGATGATTCTTTCCGGACAAATCTCGCTCGGACAGGACTACCGCACGGCCAACCGCGACAGCGCCGGCATCGCCCCCGATCCCGCCAAGACTCCAGAGGCCGTGGTCCAGGTTTACGCGGCGCGCGCGCTCAACTGGCGCGGCATCTTCGGCGTCCATACCTGGATCGCGACCAAACCGGAAAACGCGCCGCAGTTCATCGTCCATCAAGTGATCGGCTGGCGCCTGAGGCGCAATCTCGCCGGCCTCTACTCCGAGCCCGGAATTCCGGACCGCAACTGGTTCGGCAACGCGCCGGAGCTGCTCGCCGACCTGCGCGGCCCGGAAGCGAGCCCCATGATCGAAAAAATCCTCAAGGCCGTCGAGACGTACCCTTTTGCAAACGAGTATCGGCTGTGGCCCGGACCGAACAGCAATACATTCACCGCTTACGTCGCGCGGCAGGTTCCGGAACTGAGGCTGCAATTGCCCGTGACGGCGATCGGCAAAGATTTTCCCATCGATGGACACCCCATCGACTGGGCGCCGAGCGGCACCGGCTTGCAATTGTCGCTCTACGGCTTGCTCGGAGTATTGGTGGGCGTGGAAGAAGGGCTCGAAGTCAACGTCGCCGGGCTGAGCTTTGGAATGGACGTCAAGCGACCCGCGCTGAAGCTGCCCTTGATCGGACGAGTGGGCTTTCCGGTTCTTACCAAAACGGAAACCGTCGACTGA